The following are encoded together in the Pedobacter sp. D749 genome:
- a CDS encoding FeoA family protein has protein sequence MKLSHLKVGEKGTIVAFTDLDMSVKLMEMGCLPGEVVEVERFAPLGDPMAIRVAGYQLCLRKSEADVIIIQ, from the coding sequence ATGAAGCTGTCGCACCTAAAAGTTGGAGAAAAGGGAACAATTGTAGCTTTTACAGATTTAGATATGTCTGTAAAGTTAATGGAGATGGGCTGCTTGCCAGGTGAGGTGGTAGAGGTAGAGCGTTTTGCTCCGCTGGGCGACCCTATGGCAATTCGTGTAGCTGGTTATCAGCTTTGCTTACGTAAAAGCGAAGCTGATGTTATCATTATTCAATAA
- the feoB gene encoding ferrous iron transport protein B yields the protein MDIKVALVGNPNTGKSTLFNRLTGLNQKIGNFPGITVDKKTGFTKLADGKEAEIIDLPGTYSLYPKSADESIVFQVLADKKNNSHPDVIVLIADASNLKRNMLLYSQVADLGIPMILALNMIDLSTKQGIEINLDKLAEKLGIQVVSISARNNIGIDKLKQAIANTNKIATQFQDIDVNFLAPEAINAIKSKLNSDNDYYALQVLHQHEHLTFFTEKEQEEIEQIEQSHHFESSKVQAAETIARYKQLSTILSDVVIDRGTEKKFSFSDKLDAILTHKIWGFAIFLLILFVIFNAIFAWSSYPMDWIETGFGFITSVGHEYLPAGMLTDLLLDGIIAGLGGIFVFIPQIAILFAFISILEDTGYMARVTFMMDKIMSKVGLNGKSVVPMIGGLACAVPSIMAARNIENWKDRMITIMVTPLVSCSARLPVYILIISLIIPSQTVLGVFNLQGLALMVMYLVGILAAVLVAWVMKFIIKTKERSYFIMELPVYRMPRWKNVFYTMYEKSKTFVFEAGKVIIAISIILWVMASFGPGNRFESIDKKYESVLNDTTKNTDHIKTLVATEKLENSYVGILGHWIEPAIRPLGYDWKIGIGLITSFAAREAFVGTMATIYSVDGGDEDTSTIRERMSASVNNRTGLPVYTFATGISLMLFYAFAMQCMSTVAIVYRETKGWKWPVIQLAYMTAMAYVAALVAYQLLK from the coding sequence TTGGATATTAAAGTTGCGTTAGTTGGTAATCCCAATACAGGTAAATCTACTTTATTTAACCGTTTAACAGGGTTAAATCAAAAAATTGGAAATTTTCCAGGTATCACTGTCGATAAGAAAACAGGTTTTACTAAACTTGCTGATGGTAAAGAAGCAGAGATCATCGATTTACCAGGAACATATAGCTTATATCCGAAAAGTGCTGATGAAAGCATCGTTTTTCAAGTACTTGCCGATAAAAAAAACAATAGCCATCCTGATGTTATTGTGCTCATTGCAGATGCTTCTAATTTAAAGCGCAATATGCTTTTGTATTCGCAAGTGGCAGATTTAGGTATCCCAATGATTTTGGCCCTGAATATGATAGACCTTTCTACTAAGCAGGGTATTGAGATTAATCTGGATAAATTGGCTGAAAAACTGGGCATTCAGGTGGTTTCCATTTCTGCAAGGAACAATATCGGAATTGATAAACTGAAACAGGCCATTGCCAATACAAATAAAATTGCCACACAGTTTCAGGATATTGATGTGAATTTTCTGGCTCCGGAAGCGATTAATGCCATAAAATCAAAACTCAATTCTGACAACGATTATTATGCGTTGCAGGTGCTGCATCAGCATGAACACTTAACTTTCTTTACCGAAAAGGAACAGGAGGAAATTGAACAGATAGAACAATCTCACCATTTCGAATCTTCGAAAGTTCAGGCCGCAGAAACTATAGCCAGGTATAAACAGCTCAGTACCATTTTGTCTGATGTGGTTATTGACAGGGGTACAGAAAAGAAATTTTCTTTCAGTGATAAATTAGATGCTATTTTAACCCATAAAATATGGGGATTTGCCATTTTTCTGCTTATTCTTTTTGTAATTTTTAATGCCATATTTGCCTGGTCTTCTTATCCAATGGACTGGATTGAGACTGGTTTTGGTTTTATTACCAGCGTTGGGCACGAATATTTGCCGGCAGGCATGCTTACTGATTTGTTGTTGGATGGTATAATTGCAGGTTTAGGTGGTATTTTTGTTTTTATTCCACAGATTGCAATTCTTTTCGCCTTCATATCCATTTTAGAAGATACGGGTTATATGGCCCGTGTTACCTTTATGATGGATAAAATTATGAGCAAGGTTGGCCTTAACGGTAAATCGGTAGTGCCGATGATTGGTGGTTTAGCCTGTGCTGTTCCATCTATTATGGCTGCCCGGAATATCGAAAACTGGAAGGATAGAATGATTACCATCATGGTTACCCCATTGGTAAGCTGCTCAGCAAGGCTTCCGGTATATATCCTGATTATTTCCTTAATTATCCCTTCGCAAACGGTTTTGGGCGTTTTTAACTTACAGGGTTTAGCATTGATGGTAATGTACCTGGTGGGTATTCTTGCTGCGGTATTGGTGGCCTGGGTAATGAAATTCATTATCAAAACCAAAGAAAGATCTTATTTCATCATGGAACTTCCGGTGTACCGCATGCCAAGGTGGAAAAATGTGTTTTATACCATGTACGAAAAATCGAAAACCTTTGTTTTCGAAGCTGGGAAGGTTATCATCGCCATTTCGATTATTCTTTGGGTAATGGCTTCTTTCGGACCGGGAAACCGCTTTGAAAGCATTGATAAAAAGTATGAGTCTGTTCTTAATGATACGACAAAAAATACAGATCACATTAAAACCTTGGTGGCTACCGAGAAATTGGAAAACTCTTATGTAGGTATTCTTGGCCATTGGATCGAGCCTGCAATTCGCCCTTTGGGTTATGACTGGAAGATTGGTATTGGTTTAATTACCTCTTTTGCTGCCCGCGAAGCCTTTGTGGGTACAATGGCCACTATTTATAGTGTTGATGGCGGGGATGAAGATACCTCGACCATTAGAGAACGTATGTCGGCTTCGGTTAATAACCGAACCGGTTTGCCTGTTTACACTTTTGCTACAGGTATTTCTTTGATGCTTTTTTATGCTTTTGCCATGCAGTGTATGAGCACGGTAGCTATTGTTTATCGTGAAACTAAAGGCTGGAAATGGCCTGTAATTCAATTGGCTTACATGACGGCTATGGCTTATGTTGCCGCGCTGGTTGCTTATCAGCTGTTGAAATAA
- a CDS encoding Lrp/AsnC ligand binding domain-containing protein: MLKKDNSNLEIDNLDIDILKQLMQDATKPYTEIAKDLIVSGGTIHVRMKKLQEMGIIKGSHLIIDPQKAGYDICAFLGIYLEKGIQYKDAVAQLSKIKEVVELHYTTGAYSMFAKIICRDTNHLRHVLNEEIQAVNGIQRTETLISLEESIKRQIELG, from the coding sequence ATGCTTAAAAAAGACAATTCCAATTTAGAAATTGACAACCTCGACATCGATATACTGAAGCAATTGATGCAGGATGCCACTAAACCCTATACAGAAATCGCTAAAGACCTCATTGTTTCAGGTGGCACGATACACGTGAGAATGAAGAAACTGCAGGAAATGGGCATTATTAAGGGCTCTCATCTCATCATTGATCCGCAAAAGGCCGGATACGACATTTGCGCCTTTTTGGGCATTTACCTGGAGAAAGGAATCCAGTATAAAGATGCAGTTGCTCAATTGAGTAAAATTAAAGAAGTGGTAGAATTGCATTATACTACCGGTGCCTACAGTATGTTTGCCAAAATCATCTGCAGGGATACCAATCATTTACGCCACGTTTTAAACGAAGAAATACAGGCGGTGAATGGCATCCAACGTACGGAGACTTTAATATCACTAGAAGAAAGCATTAAGCGGCAGATTGAATTAGGTTAA
- a CDS encoding LacI family DNA-binding transcriptional regulator yields the protein MKKRISIKDIAKQLNISITTVSFVINGKAREKNISESLTKKVLELVAELNYQPNTLATSLRTGKTKIIGFLVDDISEPFFSGIARQIDEIASSLGYKILFSSTRNDTDKAIELLQIFKDRHVDGYIMALPEGLEEEVKKLIQTDAPVVLFDRYVPDVKTDYVIIDNLNSTYEATEHLIKNNYKKIGFVTIDTLQQQMVDRLAGYESAVEKYDLPAIVKKIKYVNSAESIEEMIKFFKEKQLDAVVFAANYICLDGLRTFRKLGIQIHKDIAVVSFDDFEILEFCEPPVTAIAQPLEAIAENVMKILINKLKRAGKPAEKMQVSLPTILNVRGSSAKK from the coding sequence ATGAAGAAACGTATTTCAATTAAAGATATCGCTAAACAATTAAATATTTCCATTACAACCGTATCGTTTGTAATTAATGGTAAAGCAAGAGAAAAAAATATCAGCGAATCGCTTACCAAAAAAGTTTTAGAACTGGTTGCTGAATTAAATTATCAGCCCAATACCCTTGCTACAAGTTTAAGAACAGGTAAAACAAAAATTATAGGTTTCTTGGTTGATGACATTTCTGAACCTTTTTTCTCTGGTATTGCACGCCAAATTGATGAAATTGCCTCGAGCCTTGGTTATAAAATCCTTTTTAGCAGCACCAGAAACGATACGGATAAGGCAATAGAACTATTGCAGATTTTTAAAGACAGGCATGTTGATGGCTATATTATGGCCTTGCCTGAAGGATTGGAAGAAGAAGTTAAAAAATTGATTCAAACAGATGCTCCGGTAGTACTTTTCGATCGGTATGTACCGGATGTTAAAACAGATTATGTAATAATTGATAATTTAAACAGCACCTACGAAGCTACTGAGCACCTCATTAAAAATAATTACAAAAAAATAGGGTTTGTAACCATTGATACCTTACAGCAACAGATGGTAGACCGTTTGGCTGGTTACGAAAGTGCTGTTGAAAAATATGATCTGCCGGCAATTGTAAAGAAGATAAAATATGTAAACTCTGCTGAATCAATTGAGGAGATGATCAAGTTTTTTAAAGAGAAACAACTTGATGCGGTAGTTTTTGCAGCTAACTATATTTGCCTGGATGGTTTAAGAACTTTTAGAAAATTAGGTATTCAGATCCATAAAGACATAGCTGTTGTTTCTTTTGATGATTTCGAAATCCTGGAGTTCTGTGAGCCTCCGGTTACGGCAATTGCACAGCCTCTTGAAGCCATTGCAGAAAACGTAATGAAAATTTTAATAAACAAGCTTAAAAGAGCAGGAAAGCCTGCCGAAAAAATGCAGGTATCGTTACCTACCATTTTAAACGTTAGAGGCTCAAGCGCAAAGAAATAA